GGAGTACATCGTGCATTCCGatcagtattgaatcacatgtgggTGAACGTGcatgatatggtacaataaattaGGGGTCCGTACCttaaaatcagcgccctcaacgactgtcacgatttcaacctgtcacTGCTCTATTTTCGGATAAGACTGACCTATGgttaacatgtataatgtctaattattggtattttaccaattttcagtgaatagattgtaAAACAGTCGAGTAGAAAAAAATCGTGGCCTGCCTCGAAAAAATTCTTACTAAAATTCCAATATATGAACATTGAGAAATCTTATCGTCTGGCTTGGCAAAAAACCAGCTACAATATCGTCAACGTCTTCCTtgacaaaatgtgaagtttttGTCAAGTCAGTAAATTTTTCTTTGTCTATCAGACGTTTTTTCCATCATATCTTAATCACTAGTGGGGAGAGGGGGTGAACCAGGCATGACTTTCATATCATGTGGCAAGGacatagtctcggttacccagactcacaCCGCTAGGGGCTTTTCTCTTCTCGTGTggggtggtctcgtaggcagagccccagcgacgagaggctgggtaaccgagattAATGAGAATATTGACCCCATCCCCTCCTTTTTATAGATCCACACTATGGTAGTATAGACATGCTAGTTGAATACATACAATGACTGATAGATTTATTAATAGGTGTACAACCTTGGAAAAGACAAACAGCGTCcgttaaaatgtaaatttccgTTCTTCCCGGGGGGACGTACTCTATAACTCTGTTGATTTTCAAGATGCACGTGTGTATGGGACACGTTAACAATATCGATCCATTGACAAACCAAGGGGGTTCCCCCCGGCAACGCCGACCATGTACCAAAACTAATTAATATTCTGGGTTAAATTTGAGCGTGTGATAGTTGGCACCATTCAATTTGAAATCGAATGATTTATGCATGACGTCGAAAAAATCAAACCAATTCAGACAGAAATGTGAATCGTATAAGGTATCGTCAAACTTACCAGTGCTAtcctaaaaaaaaaagaagaataaaAATGACAGGGACAACACACAAACCGACACCTTTAATAGAAATCCATGTATCATTATTAAATGAAATCTAATTAtaaatgaaagtataactaGAGAATACCTCGTACGACTGATTATGAAACGCAATAGTAGATGGGCAATTGCAAATAGATAGCCTAGTTACAACAGACACTACACGAAATGAATAgaatgtgcatgtatgtttttgtttgactCTATCTCTTTCatcagtcctcggagcttcgcattgCTAAAATTAAaagagttgttttgtatgtataccGATATCATCTACTGCATACtagtactcgaatatccttgtgcTGTGCgatcgatcacatagggctaatcattagTTGACGTGTGAGGCAACAATTCCTGTGTATATTAACAGTggaataatatttaaataaagacaaaaaacaatatGAAGGTAATACAAGCAATTCCTTAAGATATCATAAGTTATGCACTGGTACACGGTGTGATACACGGAGCGTTACAATCACACGTCAACGtaatcgatgagggcgcactttAAAAGGAGACCTCTGGTGTTCTTCCGATGACACACGATCGACCGAACATCGCGGTACGGTGCGTGTTTATCAAGTTTATTGCAAAGTGGGCGTCAAAAGTACACACATGACGTTACATGATCACATgttggtaaaatatttgatctcagattcagaatcagatctATTATAAATCACAGTggtcagatccgaagacacctgATAAActcatcaaataaaatataatgctGTTTACggtttacatgtaacaatagtCAATAGACCACACTACAGGACACGACCCCCGCTTCACGTACATCGGCTTGAATATGTCTCTGTGCAATTTTCGTATGAGAAGATCGACTACTGAAATAAGATTATTATGAGGCTGAATACGAGACTATATATGATTCTGAGGCCAATCTTACGTTAATGCCACATGGTAAAGAAGTTCATGTTCATCCTCTACGGGCTAcctatattttggtcaaaactacACGGAGCTCTGAAATGTATCTTGCTATTAGAGTTTTGTAACTAAAAAACAGGTccattatattacaatgtagaCCGTAGACGTACTGGTAAGTGTTTGTTCTCTGATTATTTCTTATTCGACttatgaaaaatacatttgcataaattaatattttgaattagTATATGATGGCTGGGTGACTGTATATCTTTCTATTCTAAACTTAAATCATTTTTCGATAAGCCTGTCACTCTGCcactgcctgcctgcctgtacATACAGTTGTTGTAAACTGTAAGTCATCGATCGTCATCAGAGGATAATTTGAATTTGTCATCTAGGCTTCCAAATTCTTCCATGAAAACTTCAtcttgatgacgtcacatcactATGGGAAATGTTGAGTCAGATTTCTCATTGGGTATCTACTTGTCTTTAATTTTAAATCATGGACTATATTCTGACGTCCAATGACAGATCAACAAATATGACACGTGATAAGGCTAactttatcaatcaatcaatcaatcaatcaatcaatcaatcaatcaatcagtcagtcagtcagtcagtcagtcagtcagtcagtcagtcagtcagtcaaccaaccaaccaaccaatcaatctgtattgcataacaacatgccatagcaagcacGGTATTAAAtttaaagcatacaaaaataacacaaattatgTGAATACAATACTTTAGCCAACTGCTGGAGATCTGTTTACACTGacaagaaattttccaagaaGTTTATCATCTAAGGTCAAAATCATccaattcatccatccatcccagaCTTAGGAAGATTACCCGGATTGATTGCTTTGCTCAGGAAAGGACAGCCACAGCTAGAGAACACAGCaaacactcatgcaaatacctgGAGTATGCTACACTTGCAATCCTGCGTGATGGTGTTCTGTCATATAATCAATATGCCCACTAGATTTAAATTGGTTATGAGCCTTACCCATATTCCACATTTCTTACAGGAAGTATTGGTACACTTGTAACTGTGTTCTATTCACCAAAACTGGTCAATCAATGTGCTATTAAAGGCTGTACATCAACCCTGGTCTTCAAAATAGTAAATCACCAATGTGTTGTCTACTGGGCAggtattcatcatcatcatcagcttGAAAACACCACCCCAAGGTAAGTAAGTACTCTATATCACATTATATCCACTTTGTGTTTTGCTTGTTATGTTTCTGTCATCAAATTGGTACTACTGGCAAATTGGGGTATTTTTTGCACATATTGCATCTGGTGAATGAAGGCCCATGTTGTGATTTCTTTTGCCATTATTTCATTTGGTTTGATGTCTCTCAGATTATTCTTTCGATTTTACTTTTCCTTTCAATTTTCTAGCTTATTCTCCAATTTTACCATTGTACTTTTGGTTTGATGTTTCTTGATCATTTGTTAATTGTTATTAACTTTTGGTTCTCTGAGTTACTgaagtgttttttgttttttttagaattGGTTCTCACCTGCTGCTGACTTACATCAATGGACGACCATTTCATCCACTGATCTTGTGCTACATCTATATTACAGTCATCACTTTCGTCTTTGCCAACAATGTTTTTGTCTGCTGCTGAAGAGAGAGACCCAAGTCCACAAATCTAGCTGACACTGACCTGTACATTATTCTGAGTAATTTACCAGGAGGAGGATGTATCTTTTCTTGCCAGTATTTGCTGCTTCACAATCTTCATCCAAGTTTCTACTGTAGCATTTGATGCTGTGATGATAATTGCCTAATTTGTTACTGGAACATCATTTGTGTATCGAGTTAGCTCATCAAGTATTTGACAACTCCAAATGGGAATTATTGGAAGATACCATTTGTAGAGCAGATTTACAACATTTATACATTCAGTTGCTATTGAATCAGGTGAATCCTCTCAGCTTGTCTTCTTTCTTATATATTCTTTGATTTGATTGAAATGGCCTGTGAATAGTGAGTGGTCTCTTATTGTAAACTTTGAGTTACCAGACCTAATGAAGTCGTCTACATTATCTCATCACCATTATTTCTCTGTGTATCTTCGATGTCATCAACTGTATCTATGACTGAAGTCTTGTATATCTTGGCTCGTTAAAAGGCTATGTTCTGGTGGAACACTTCTGACATTGTGTGAGTTGTGAAGACTACTGTAATTGCTCTGACTGGCATCTACTTCTTTCAAACTTGTACTATTTAACATCATAGCAATTTGGTACATTGGAGAGAGAAGGACAGGAAACTGCCACAAAACATCCAAAGGAAGGGAATATTTTACCCAAGAGATGTGGTTTGAATTTTAACTGTTATTGTTCACACCTTGACACTGATAAGGACTTACTGTCAGAACTAAACCTGACATTCCCATGCAACGACGATTTcagtaaaatttgtaaaaaaaaacccttccaaatgttttttttatcctgTTCAGTAGCTGCATTTGCTTTTCCATAAAACTATGCACTGTGAATGGACAGTAGTACACATTGTGGGTGTATAAGTTTGTCACCACTTTCATCAGTTTTCATCATTTCCCTTGTATTGATAACATCTGTAAAAACGTCACATGAAGTTCTACCTTTACTTCTGGTTTCTAACTTCAGTTGTCGATATGTTTCCTCTTTCTGTACATCCGTTATATATTGCCAAATTATAGTTGTTGAGTgtcattcacttttatttgttttaggTGGTATTCACCAGATGACGTGTGCCATTTGTTTGGCAATATTTGCTTTTTCTAACTGACACATTGGCCGTGTTGCTGATTTGCCCATCACATTTAACATTAACTTCAACATTGGTATCAGTGTTCTGTGGCGcttgtttgtttgaatgttgGCAGCCCTCAAACTCAAAAACCTCTGACTGTGCAAACTGATCAATGCTTGCAGCTGCCAGCTGTTGGTATCCTGCAATATTTGAATCCAGTTAGGCCTACTGGAACTATTTCATGTATCTTAGAATAGAAAAGTGGTTTTCATCTGTCATGTATTTTTCTACCACcatgttttttctttttactgCCTGCCATTTATTTTGCTGAAGGCTTACTTTAAATATTTTAGTTATTTCTgatttcactttctttgtaaCCACTGACTTCCCAAGGAGAATCAATGGCAGCATGTCAGTGTCATCTTCTTTGTTGTCATCATTTTACATCAAATGTGGTTACCATGCCAACTGTTTTCTTTGTCTTTAGTCTGTGGCCAATAAGAACTGTACTGAAAGAGTGCACGTGATTCATCACCATTACTATCATCATCAGTTTCAATTGCAGGTCTGGTTACCATGCCAACTGTTTTCTGTGTCTTTTTCTGGTGGCTAATAAGAACTGTACCTGGAGACTGCACATGTTTCATCACCATTATTGTCATAAGTAGCATCAATTGCAGGGCTGGTTACCATGCCAACTGTTTTCTGTGTCTTTTTCTGGTGGCCAATAAGAACTGTACCTGGAGACAGGACATGTGTTTCATCACCATTATTGTCATAAGTAGCATCAATTGCATGTCTGGTTACCATGCCAACTATTTTCTGTGTCTTTTTCTGGTGGCCAATAAGAACTGTACCTGGAGACTAGACATGTGTTTCATCACCATTATTGTCATAAGTGGGTCTGGTTACCATGCCAACTATTTTCTGTGTCTTTTTCTGGTGGCCAATAAGAACTGTACCTGGAGACTGGACATGTGTTTCATCACCATTATTGTCATAAGTAGCATCAATTGCAGGTCTATGGTTACCATGCCAACTGTTTTCTGTGTCTTTTTCTGGTGGCCAATAAGAACTGTACCAGGAGAATGGAAATATGATTCATTGGACATGAGAGCGATTTTGTGTTCTCGTCTTGTCAAACGAAATATGGCAAATCTTTTTAAATTCCTGTTCTGTACTTGCTCCATGGTTGTTTTCATTACTTGGAGATATAACGTTGCTCACAGTGTTGTTGGTGTTGGATTTGTGGCAGTTGGTGCCTGGGTTGTTTGTATCTGAGACAAGTTCACCACGTGGTTAGCAGCAGCAGACTGTGTGATTGGGCAGGATTCATCAAATTCTATGCTATATTGTCAGCAATCTACTGATTCAAGGTTGAAGTACTGTTTATCAAAATTCTGATTGTCCTTTGGTGTGGCGAGGCCTTGAAAACAGCATTTCCAAACTTCACAAAGGTTGTTGTTGTGTTATTATATGACGGTTCTTGCATTCATAAAGTTAAGGCAATCTGCTCTTTCTGATAAGCCTATAGGTATTGATGTCATCTTTATGAGCTGACATGACTTGGTTGTATTGCCCATCTCTTCTCCTTTGTATCATCAAACCATTGTGCTTTCCGGCCCCACAGTTTTTTAGCTTCATCTTTCTTTCTGGTAAGTGGGTGTTCTCTTTCAATTGAGGAACTGGCAAGTTTCCATTGAAAAATTCAGATTTACTCCATCGACTGGTATTTAGAATTTCAGCTGTAATATTTTGTTGCCTCTTCTTAGGTTTCTTGCTGGATAAAGGTCCACATACAAGGTCTGCTGCTGTAAATCTATTTGAATAGCTAATTTAAATACGCATGATGTAAGCAAATATGCATGATATGAGTAAATACCAACAGTTTAAACACATGAAAAGCTATCTATATTAAATACTATTAGGATCAGGCAAGCATTGACAAGCCagacttgttacaaacagggaaagtaaacaactgaatattggattaataacacttgacacagcatgttcAACATACAGAgccttgtattacattccatcatttgataagaatagttttatggcctcttcaCATAATAGTTCACACTCACAAAGTACAcatacttgtattacattccatcatttgataagaacagcctctttacataatagttcacaaacaaatttccagttctcctggtatttcatgtacacataaagaggccataaaactgttcttatctaACCATTAAATGTaagacaagtctctgctgttccaaccggctgtgccaagtgttattactCTCCATGTTTGTAACATTCAGTTCATCAATTCTTTGATGTCAGCAGGATATACActacatttatatgtatatgtactacatTTTTAAAGTAACTTAATATATGCAAGAATGAAAGTTCATGGACTCTGTATTCATACTTAGTAATAAAATTTTGCGAttcgcttccaagaaatattttgactctgagtagaaatttcattataaatttAATATATGTTTAACATTTCTCACAGCATATCACTCACACAAGATATTTATGATGGCTGGtttgaaatatataacaaactaCAGACAATGCAACACAACTTACAACAGCATATCACTCACACTAGATATTCATGATGGCTGGtttgaaatatataacaaactaCAGACAATGCAACACACCTTACAACAGCATACCACTCACACAAGATATTCACAATGGCTGCATTGAAATATGTAACAAACTACAGACAATGCAACACAACTTACAACAGCATACCACTCACACAAGATATTCACAATGGCTGCATTGAAATATGTAACAAACTACAGACAATGCAACACAACTTACAACAGCATATCACTCACACTATATATTCATGATGGCTGGtttgaaatatataacaaactaCAGACAATGCAACACACCTTACAACAGCATATGATATATCACTCACACAAGATATTCACGATGGCTGGtttgaaatatataacaaactaCAGACAATGCAACACAACTTACAACAGCATATCACTCACACTAGATATTAACAATGGctggtttgaaataaataacaaactacAGACAATGCAACACAACTTACAACAGCATATCACTCACACTAGATATTCATGATGGCTGGtttgaaatatataacaaactaCAGACAATGCAACACAACTTACAACAGCATATCACTCACACTAGATATTCATGATGGCTGGtttgaaatatataacaaactaCAGACAATGCAACACAACTTACAACAGCATATCACTCACACTAGATATTCATGATGGCTGGtttgaaatatataacaaactaCAGACAATGCAGCACAACTTACAACACCATATCACTCACACAAGATATTCACGATGGCTGGtttgaaatatataacaaactaCAGACAATGCAATACAACTTACAACAGCATATCACTCACACTAGATATTCATGATGGCTGGtttgaaatatataacaaactaCAGACAATGCAATACAACTTACAACAGCATATCACTCACACTAGATATTCACAATGGCTGGtttgaaatatataacaaactaCAGACAATGCAATACAACTTACAACAGCATATCACTCACACAAGATATTCACGATGGCTGGtttgaaatatataacaaactaCAGACAATGCAGCACAACTTACAACACCATATCACTCACACTAGATATTCATGATGGCTGGttttaaatatataacaaactaCAGACAGTGCAACACAACTTACAACAGCATATCACTCACACTAGATATTCATGATGGCTGGtttgaaatatataacaaactaCAGACAGTGCAACACAACTTACTACAGCATATCACTCACACTAGATATTCATGATGGCTGcattgaaatatataacaaactaCAGACAATGCAACACAACTTACAACAGCATATCACTCACACAAGATATTCACGATGGCTGGtttgaaatatataacaaactacagacaatgcaatacaatttaCAACAGCATATCACTCACACAAGATATTCATGATGGCTGcattgaaatatataacaaactaCAGACAATGCAACACAACTTACAACAGCATACCACTCACACAAGATATTCACGATGGCTGcattgaaatatataacaaactGCAGACAATGCAACACAACTTACAACAGCATACCACTCACACAAGATATTCACGATGGCTGGtttgaaatatataacaaactaCAGACAATGCAATACAACTTACAACAGCATATCACTCACACAAGATATTCACGATGGCTGGtttgaaatatataacaaactaCAGACAATGCAATACAACTTACACTATATCATACTTGAACACTACaaacacacaacacaatatttAACAATAGGtcttttcatttattgtactAAAATGTATCTGAAAAACAAGACTGTGTATACCCAAgtctatactgtatactatagaTTTAAACATTCTCTTGGGAAATGTCATTGTATTGACAGTCTCAAAAATCAACCACTATCACTAACTTAATTAAAAGTTGACTATAATTTTGGGTAGTCTAGAAGCTAACCATTGGTTTGTGAATCTGAAGATCGAATATTCATTTGAATTTTATAAGAATAGGCATGAATTAAATGAACACAAACAACATAAGTACTTAGTCTAGTCACTTGCCCTGGTGGATTTTGATGATGTATTTTCCACATTTTTTCTCAAACTGAAAATTAAGCTTCACTGAAAATAAGTATTAGCGTTTGTGGAATGGACATAATCAAAACTCACCATCATGAAGGTTATAGACTATAGGTTACCTAGGCTACTAGGTACATGCATTAGATGGGTAGGTAGTGATAGTGGGTGGATGTGAGAGGTATTCCtggaatttacattttattgactTTCAATACTTGTCACCCAAGATATGTTTACTATTGTGTActgttttactaccaaaccagagacagcatagagtttcaattaggcagcacgttttttttatgtctcacaCATTTTTGTTACCCaagtacacatacaaaatacatgcacatatgcatatacaatgttatattttatctcactgtgaacacaaatatcaagatttgtatttgaatcttccttgtttcatccaaaagtgatgttgatttgtgttcacagtgagacaaAGTGTATCATTTTATAGGCTTGCACCCTAAAACTGTCTGTATTTAGTTGGTACAATTTGTAGGAAAATCCATTTGTGAAAGGCGAAAAAATCAtgtcgcctaattgaaactctagtCTCTTTGGTTTGGAAGTAACTATTTGAACACagtaaaattattgaatttaCATAAAGTTCATAaataaacttttcaaaattacaACTCAATGCTGTATCAACAGacttttgttgtcatggcaaccatacatgtgtacacacataaaccATGACACACATCAGTGTCTCCTTATGATCATCGGTCAAATACTTGTTTCTCAAACTTCTGATGGGTCTTTTGCTTGGATAAAtacctgttaccatggttacaatctGATGAAGTACTTTCTCCTAGTCACTATagctgtcatcatcatcatcatcatcactaaaGTCATCACTGTCTGAGTTAGCATCATCAGGTGGCGGTGCTGGGGCATCAGGAGTACTGAaaggaaaaacaaacaaacaaaccctgAAGATGTACTGGTGTATGGAGTTTGGGGAGACAAACACTCACACATGTTAGAACTTTTTCATTCACTGCCGTGTTGGAGTCATGTTGCTCAAATcattagagtggctggctttgaatctgcatgTATGTTGTAGATTCAAACCttgtcattattacatatgtactggCAATTACTTGCCcatgtgcatactagtggtatttgcactgcagtgcaatactgaaacattattacatacctacatgcaaatgatatgcaaatgagggtacGATGTTCATTGTACATGAAAGCACGTGATCACATAACATCATGTTTtttggaaatttgctgtttcggaTAAACGTATGTAATGAACAGAACTCCATGCTgtatgagttccagtgtgggtactctggGATATGTGCACCTGTActcagtgttttctgctgcattttcaaTTGCTACACGTACGAAAGTAcaaccacagagaacactgcaagccctcatgcaaataccctgagtacgccacacttgcactcgcatatcattgggttctgtcatactatcatttttttttctgaatggcTACACTCCttgtgcaagatttgaaccatgattgtgcctgtcaacccagctgtataattgggtacctggtaAGATAGATGTTACAATGTGAATGCtgtaatcctatgtgtaccctagtcaacccagctgtataattggggacctggtaggatagaggttgcaatgtgaatgctgtaatcctatgtgtaccctagtcaacccagctgtataattggggacctggtaggatagaggttgcaatgtgaatgctttaatcctatgcacatACTGAGGCTGCAATGCACTAATGCACTGTTGGctcccaagggagttgaggTTACATAGGATCCTTTGTCATTTTGGtaggtaaccctggtaacatgTAGATTTAACCTGCCAATGTTGGATGTGTCCTTACACTGAGATTCCTCGGCTTTTAACATATATTTAGGTGcaccaaaaatataaaaatagttGGAATATGGAACATTACTTACTCTAACAAATTTGGATTTTTTCCTTCAGATTTCATCTTCTGTTTGATGGCTTGAGCAGGTATACCCTGAAATGATGACAGCAAATACATAGTTATTAAAACTTGGGTCTGAAACACTACTATATGAGTACAACTCTTTGACATAACAGGGCTGTTGCAGCAATGTATGAGCAGACCAGTTACAGCTGTAGTTATCCCAACATAGTATTGGTGTTTAAAAGTTACTGCACTGTATTAACGGTTGTAGGAACAGACTACAATGTAGTTACATGGCTGTGTTTACTTTGTGGTTTCTTTAAACATTGGTGCAATCATCTGAGCTAGATGCTGATTGGCTAAACCTATCACATGACAAACATCATAGTCACCTGATTACTGACAATAGGGAAGGCACTTCTATGACAATATCGATCAAATCAAAACACAGTAATGATTCTACATGCATTCTGATACTTATCATGACAGTGCTTTACAATGCAATTGATGTGTATGGTGAATACCACCACCAACCGCCAGGGTGTAATTTTCTAGTATATGCATTGACACATTAATACTTACCACaagtaacattttaaaatatgtagcATATCTTGGGTCCTGTGATACAGGGTTTGTAGAGGGCGCTGCTTCAGTAGGACCAGCCTCATCATCTCCTTGCTGTTTATGaaacaacaataaaatgttaaatgAAAACAAGTGAAAGGTGAATGCTGTATGTGATGAACACTGTTGTGGTTACATTTCATCAGACAATCtctcagtgaagacaactgcagagccaatcatgaacaagtaaatgacatctaccccacatacacacttgctctaaagtactaaataacagtaactgtcataaatagtataGTAGactgacaggtttgttgagaaataaaaaaaatcaagtcatcgcaccattttagacaaactgtcctgaccagaaacaatttttttctattgGCCTAACAGCAGAAATCCACTATTTCCCTAGTACAGCCATTCTACTGATCTGGGGCGCATTCGATTTGCCCAaacatgattgtgattaatctgacgtcatttctagaaacgaggttgtaaacaaaacattcaatcacgatcatgattacttacatgtaaacattttttaaaagtttcgCACATTTCcgttaaattaaatgattttacatcgtcaaaatgattacaatgataacaaattaccaatctgattgaatacaatttatttacataatgttttccgTCATTTCTAACTTGCCAACCACGGGCGCGCGATCCCCCTATGATTACCGTTGTCCGCCACCTTGTATTCACGTCAATCATGGTTCGGAACCCCCTAGTACACCCATTCTACTGATCTGATGTTACGTTTGTTGTGTGAACCCCCTAGTACACCCATTCTACTGATCTGACGTTACGTTTGTAGTGTGAACACCCTAGTACACTCATTCTACCGATCAGATGTTACGTTTGTTGTGTGAACCCCCTAGTACACCCATTCTACCGATCTGATGTTACGTTTGTTGTGTGAACCCCCTAGTACACCCATTCTACcagtcacttactgtttgtTCTTCTACTGTTTGTTGCTGTGGCTGTGGTGTAGCTGCTGTTGCTGCTTGTGGTGCTGAGCTGCCTCCAGAGGGCGCTGATGCTGCTGTGACATTATCTAACTCAGGAATGGATGCAAGCTGTGGAGACGAATAGTAGTCTATATTAAGGAATGTGTAATAAAGTCAATTTTTATATAGAGTTTTACTACACATGAAAAactcattcactttcacttattaGTATAGAGTTGGCATTGATATGAATTTAGGGGGAAGTGACGTACAGACTTTGGTACGAATCTTCCATTAAATATCTTGTCAACAGCTTGTAgtataattgtaaaattacattaGCAATACAAACAGTTGACAATATCTTTACTGAAAGTTGTCAAGCAAGGCCTAATTGTCACTCCTGCCTAAGTTCTCATTTATACCAGCTCTGTACTGATAAgtgtaaatgaatgaaatcaacacattttatttaacgaaaatgtgaaaaaaatgtctttctGCTAAAATCTGTGATTCACAATAAATGGCATTTCTACATaatactctggtaattgaggtttcggttttctaagatagacacaaactaaaattattgtcatAACATGTTGATAACCCATAGAATGGACgctggtttaatt
The Glandiceps talaboti chromosome 23, keGlaTala1.1, whole genome shotgun sequence genome window above contains:
- the LOC144452929 gene encoding WASH complex subunit 3-like gives rise to the protein MDEDGLPLVGAGVDLTKVEAIHQKRMLAFLNHFITHTVRFLNKFSCVCEEKLANLNLRLQKLETTLSILEAKLASIPELDNVTAASAPSGGSSAPQAATAATPQPQQQTVEEQTQGDDEAGPTEAAPSTNPVSQDPRYATYFKMLLVGIPAQAIKQKMKSEGKNPNLLDTPDAPAPPPDDANSDSDDFSDDDDDDDSYSD